The Daphnia pulex isolate KAP4 chromosome 3, ASM2113471v1 genome includes a region encoding these proteins:
- the LOC124190603 gene encoding uncharacterized protein LOC124190603 isoform X1 encodes MKPSSSVMMIAFWFLLIAWPSTNAEVKLESGCLKPETPEHGEMFVLWSGLLVQFRCKSADYKLVGAAAVICRNRTWTQDPPVCVHHHQLEAHLASQQQQQSVGDNGSSEMAEMMTKEEQDRMDDVQSAGANPTLSMMTASDEDPVSRGKNNNKKKDGGGGKGNKKEDKKNKTEKKEATKEPKNKAEGKASKTPPASSSTNAPAEKKNKGKKGNGDNKHPSGKGSSAASSEARNVNEVESTDGAEESGPNSPVDFATLDQSCLVDADNNNSPVVQAPAIPHGSGIKYIRKRNKGPGGGNRYAAAVFQCAAGYQFVVPDADRLYCRQGRWIGPSPICIIPDTDQTDQGGAGAVSNNALTEREEESANAGSYGYGTGRSECGEDKGGCEQICDDTSGRATCLCYRGYVVAQDGVSCTDVDECAVDNGGCEGTCVNRQGSYQCFCSSGFRLASNGKKCIDHNECLLRNGHGPCQGTCRNTHGSYECSCDERPGTQLAADGHTCEDLDECSLGDNFGCSHTCLNTLGTAFCTCPDGYMLGDDWKTCEDMDECELEDVGQTCAGTCINTIGSFRCSEEDDASSQEDRQDPENEEDDGEAAEAIQEAATSSSTQTSTTTSTTITTPTTTTTTTTTTTPTPTTTSTEATTTTSIPTTMKAITTTTTTTESPALIPAEEEDEDEENGEEEEGGEEESEDGEEEEPEEPEDNKIDPITTTTTPPPAVIVETKEEEKIPELEETCPEGFQLADRLAEAEDGSACLDVDECATEDQFGCSHLCVNTQGSAHCDCPSGWKMANDGKTCRDIDECSTGNNFGCSHQCVNTDGSAHCSCPSGYSLDASDHKTCVDVDECSDQTLPNFGCSHHCVNLPGSAECKCTAGYKLRADQKTCKDIDECAKENGGCSHECVNLKGGMRCECPGGYRLSETDAKSCLDIDECASLDEETEHSCRATGGSCHNTLGSYQCICPEGFRSIGTACTDIDECAELSPCSTACTNLQGSYRCDCDDGFENVNGTCADINECPNGVCDQLCTNIPGSYICDCHPGYQLIGDVCIDIDECAIGNPCDDICRNTVGAFECLCAEGFQLNNDDQCVDIDECLNDPCEGICINTQGSYSCSCELGYQLGDNGTCSDVDECLSSPCPVECINSPGSFTCLCPFGYEFDDNVCKDIDECQKQPCGTNAKCINNEGSFACQCEPGYALRGRDCEDVDECKVNPCNGVCINFPGSYQCICDPGYELRDGRCEDIDECLNYKCGGRCTNLPGSYRCDCEKGYKLEGERCVDVDECVSLKPCKGSCINLPGSYRCDCNAGYQTEGNECIDIDECSHRNGGCSHICVNTVGSFRCACNPGFDVSHKNQSNCVDVNECRSNNGGCSQDCINTRGAYHCTCSDQYYLEADGRTCIELPPRCPRMKVPDHGDMECTQNLNQTQHRSREQEDEALIAENGRGDLGASGRSANRSHKSRALYNTGSTCVIRCNKGYKLVGDSTISCGRSGLWIGEPATCIPLSCPKLLAPDNGALMPNTCSTGKTFAGQQCQVRCRAGFRLIGGGTYHCLPSQQWRSPDEPARCERIDSPVPFIQCPGNMAVNLPAQQNRAYVTFSQPKSNMDWFRYVDSDPLWAKQLGGELPVGLNVITFRVRSPVSDLTAACNFTIEIFDKEIPRMTNCPSSLTVFLEPGQSSQIVTWNEPIFTDNIEIVQLNKSREPGELFQSGYHEITYVAQDGAGNQAKCQFTIHVTSPTVHRDTSSPITKLPRGRVLVRCPGIKPGKYVEMYTYKVPAGCIVINNPSAYTRATVTTLAPRYTVFDWDFGASGGDVDGRDSANSGRHPTSHNKLVDGVPRLRDAGAPSAPVIVPGPALIPSMGGGQTVRLSNGRARKSRINEANLQLLPNVPSGLRLASADVDSSGAGTWQQLNRPLPYWCCGVRGPRPTGSRQMHLPDTDNNIPWSWEGSNDPVDHRGNKNRNRDKKRGGVVDLLLPFTANDAELQSPTTARSGRKRQHGPKHQPKLVPGPSFVPGNERNSKIKEKKEKNTAAGSTSNNRKNKTTAS; translated from the exons AAGTGAAACTGGAATCGGGATGCCTCAAGCCAGAGACGCCCGAACACGGCGAGATGTTCGTCCTGTGGTCCGGCCTCCTGGTCCAGTTCCGCTGCAAGAGCGCCGACTACAAACTGGTCGGCGCGGCCGCCGTCATTTGTCGCAACCGGACCTGGACTCAAGACCCGCCCGTCTGCGTTCATCACCATCAGCTGGAAGCTCATCTggccagccaacaacaacaacagtctgTCGGTGACAACG GCTCGTCGGAAATGGCCGAGATGATGACCAAAGAAGAGCAAGACCGGATGGATGACGTCCAATCAGCTGGAGCCAACCCGACTTTATCGAT GATGACGGCGTCGGACGAGGATCCCGTCAGCCGTGGCAAGaataacaacaagaagaaggacggcggcggcggcaaaggcaacaaaaaggaagacaagaagaataaaactgaaaagaaGGAAGCGACTAAAGAGCCAAAGAATAAAGCGGAAGGCAAAGCATCAAAGACTCCGCCGGCTTCCAGCAGCACCAATGCCCCcgcagaaaagaagaataaag GGAAAAAAGGCAACGGCGATAACAAACATCCGTCTGGCAAAGGATCATCGGCCGCCAGCAGCGAGGCTCGAAACGTCAACGAAGTCGAATCGACGGACGGCGCGGAAGAATCCGGACCAAACTCGCCAGTGGATTTCGCCACTTTGGATCAATCCTGCCTGGTCGATGCcgataacaacaacagtcCAGTCGTCCAAGCTCCAGCCATTCCCCACGGATCGGGAATCAAATACATTCG gAAGCGAAACAAAGGGCCGGGTGGTGGGAATCGTTACGCCGCTGCCGTGTTCCAGTGCGCTGCTGGCTACCAGTTTGTCGTCCCGGACGCGGATCGTCTTTACTGCCGGCAAGGGCGTTGGATAGGACCGAGCCCAATTTGCATCATACCCGACACCGACCAGACCGATCAAGGT GGTGCTGGCGCAGTGAGCAATAACGCTCTGACCGAGAGGGAGGAGGAGTCGGCCAACGCCGGCAGCTACGGCTACGGCACCGGACGGTCAGAATGTGGCGAAGATAAAGGCGGATGCGAGCAGATCTGCGACGACACCAGCGGACGGGCCACTTGTTTATGCTACCGAGGCTACGTCGTTGCCCAAGACGGAGTCAGCTGCACAG atgtGGACGAGTGCGCGGTTGACAACGGCGGATGCGAGGGAACCTGCGTCAATCGACAAGGCTCCTACCAGTGCTTCTGCTCCTCGGGATTCCGGCTGGCTTCCAACGGCAAAAAATGCATAG ATCACAACGAGTGTTTGTTGCGCAACGGTCACGGCCCGTGCCAGGGCACTTGCCGAAACACTCACGGCAGTTACGAGTGCAGCTGCGACGAAAGGCCGGGAACTCAACTGGCGGCCGACGGGCACACGTGCGAAGATCTCGACGAGTGCAGTTTGGGCGACAATTTCGGCTGCTCTCACACGTGCCTCAACACCCTGGGAACGGCCTTCTGCACCTGCCCAGACGGTTACATGCTGGGCGACGACTGGAAAACATGCGAAG ACATGGACGAATGCGAATTGGAGGACGTTGGGCAAACTTGTGCGGGCACGTGCATCAACACCATCGGCTCCTTCCGCTGTTCGGAGGAGGACGACGCGTCATCGCAAGAGGACAGACAGGATCCCGAGAACGAGGAAGACGATGGAGAAGCCGCGGAAGCAATCCAGGAAGCAGCTACTTCCAGCTCCACTCAGACGAGTACGACCACTTCAACCACCATCACCACTCCcacgactactactaccacgACTACCACAACCACCCCCACTCCAACAACCACTTCGACGGAGGCAACGACCACCACGTCAATTCCGACGACGATGAAAGCGATTACGACGACTACCACAACCACGGAATCGCCCGCTCTTATTCCGGCagaagaggaagacgaagatgaagagaacggagaagaagaagaaggaggagaggAGGAGAGCGAAGATGGAGAGGAGGAAGAACCGGAAGAACCGGAAGACAACAAAATCGATCCtatcacgacgacgacgacgcctcCTCCTGCAGTAATAGTCGAGActaaagaggaagaaaagattCCAGAGCTGGAAGAGACTTGTCCGGAAGGTTTTCAACTAGCCGATCGGCTGGCAGAAGCCGAAGATGGATCGGCCTGTTTGGATGTAGACGAATGCGCCACAGAGGATCAATTCGGTTGCTCCCATCTCTGTGTCAATACGCAAGGATCGGCTCATTGCGACTGCCCCAGCGGCTGGAAAATGGCCAACGACGGCAAAACATGTCGAG ATATTGACGAATGTTCGACGGGCAACAATTTCGGTTGTTCGCATCAGTGCGTCAATACGGATGGATCGGCCCACTGTTCATGCCCTTCCGGCTACTCCTTGGACGCCAGTGACCACAAAACGTGCGTCGATGTGGACGAATGCTCGGACCAAACGCTGCCCAACTTTGGATGCTCTCATCACTGTGTCAACCTGCCCGGAAGCGCCGAATGCAAGTGCACGGCCGGCTACAAGCTTCGTGCCGATCAGAAAACTtgcaaag atatcgacGAATGCGCCAAGGAAAATGGAGGCTGTTCACACGAGTGTGTCAATCTCAAAGGCGGAATGAGGTGCGAATGTCCCGGCGGATACCGTCTGAGCGAAACAGACGCCAAGAGCTGCCTCGACATTGACGAATGTGCATCACTGGATGAAGAAACTGAACACTCGTGTCGCGCAACTGGCGGCTCCTGTCACAACACACTTGGCTCTTACCAGTGCATTTGTCCGGAAGGATTCCGGAGCATTGGCACAGCTTGCACAG acATTGATGAATGCGCCGAACTGTCACCGTGCTCAACGGCCTGCACCAACCTGCAGGGATCGTACCGATGCGATTGCGACGATggatttgaaaatgtcaacGGGACATGCGCAG ATATCAACGAGTGTCCCAACGGAGTCTGCGATCAACTTTGTACCAACATCCCAGGATCCTACATCTGCGACTGTCATCCCGGATATCAGCTCATAGGAGATGTCTGCATAG ATATTGACGAGTGCGCAATCGGCAATCCTTGCGACGACATTTGTCGCAATACTGTTGGCGCCTTCGAATGCCTGTGCGCCGAAGGTTTCCAGTTGAATAACGACGACCAGTGTGTCGATATTGACGAGTGTCTCAACGACCCCTGCGAGGGCATCTGCATCAATACTCAAGGATCCTACTCGTGCTCCTGCGAACTTGGATACCAACTGGGAGATAACGGAACTTGTTCag ATGTCGACGAATGTCTTAGCAGCCCATGCCCGGTCGAGTGCATCAATTCTCCAGGATCTTTCACTTGCCTTTGCCCTTTTGGCTACGAGTTTGACGACAACGTTTGCAAAG atatAGACGAATGCCAGAAGCAACCGTGTGGTACAAATGCCAAATGCATCAACAACGAGGGATCATTTGCTTGCCAGTGTGAACCTGGCTACGCCCTCCGAGGCAGAGACTGCGAAG atGTGGATGAATGCAAAGTAAACCCGTGCAATGGAGTTTGTATTAATTTCCCAGGGTCTTATCAATGTATTTGCGACCCTGGTTACGAACTGCGTGATGGACGTTGTGAAG ATATTGACGAATGTTTGAACTACAAGTGTGGCGGCCGGTGCACAAATTTACCAGGAAGTTATCGTTGTGATTGTGAAAAGGGTTATAAATTGGAAGGAGAACGCTGCGTTGATGTGGACGAGTGTGTGTCACTCAAACCTTGTAAAGGCAGTTGCATCAATCTTCCTGGAAGTTATCGCTGCGATTGCAATGCCGGCTACCAGACTGAAGGCAACGAATGCATCG ATATTGACGAATGCAGCCACCGTAATGGCGGCTGCTCTCACATATGCGTCAATACAGTCGGATCTTTCCGCTGTGCGTGCAATCCTGGTTTCGACGTCAGCCATAA GAATCAGAGCAATTGTGTGGATGTGAACGAATGTCGTTCCAATAACGGCGGCTGCAGCCAGGACTGCATCAATACCCGTGGCGCTTATCACTGCACGTGCAGCGATCAGTATTACCTTGAAGCGGACGGGCGGACATGCATTGAACTTCCGCCAAGATGTCCAAGAATGAAAGTTCCTGACCACGGAGACATGGAATgcacacaaaatttaaatcaaaccCAGCACAGGTCCAGGGAACAGGAGGACGAGGCTCTGATCGCCGAGAATGGACGAGGGGATTTGGGTGCCAGCGGACGGTCGGCGAATCGTTCACACAAATCGCGGGCTCTTTACAATACCGGATCGACTTGCGTCATCCGCTGCAACAAAGGATACAAATTGGTTGGGGACTCGACAATCTCCTGCGGTCGCTCGGGGCTTTGGATAGGAGAACCTGCCACTTGCATAC CTTTGTCATGCCCCAAACTGCTGGCACCAGATAATGGTGCACTTATGCCAAATACCTGCTCCACCGGGAAGACTTTTGCTGGTCAACAATGTCAAGTTCGCTGTCGTGCCGGATTCCGTCTTATCGGCGGAGGCACTTATCATTGCTTGCCATCTCAACAATGGCGCAGTCCTGATGAACCTGCACGCTGCGAAAGGATCG ACAGTCCAGTTCCTTTTATCCAGTGCCCCGGTAATATGGCGGTAAATCTTCCAGCGCAACAAAATCGAGCTTACGTGACTTTCTCTCAGCCAAAATCTAATATGGATTGGTTCCG TTACGTGGATTCGGATCCTTTATGGGCGAAACAATTGGGTGGGGAGCTGCCGGTTGGTTTGAACGTCATCACTTTCCGGGTCCGGTCGCCCGTTTCGGATCTCACAGCCGCCTGCAACTTTACCATCGAAATCTTTG ataaGGAAATTCCACGAATGACTAACTGTCCGTCGTCTTTGACCGTTTTTCTGGAACCGGGCCAATCTTCACAG ATCGTGACATGGAACGAGCCTATTTTTACCGACAACATTGAGATCGTCCAGCTCAACAAGTCCAGG gAACCGGGAGAGCTGTTCCAGTCTGGCTATCACGAAATCACGTACGTAGCACAAGACGGAGCGGGCAATCAAGCCAAGTGCCAGTTTACTATCCACGTCACGAGTCCCACCGTCCACAGGGATACAAGTTCGCCCATCACCAAG TTACCCAGAGGTCGAGTGTTGGTCCGTTGCCCTGGCATCAAGCCGGGCAAGTACGTCGAAATGTACACG TACAAGGTCCCGGCTGGCTGCATCGTCATCAATAATCCAAGCGCTTACACACGAGCCACAGTCACGACATTGGCTCCACGCTACACAG TGTTTGATTGGGATTTCGGCGCTTCGGGCGGCGACGTCGACGGCCGGGATTCGGCCAATTCTGGTCGGCATCCGACATCTCACAACAAATTAGTGGATGGTGTCCCTCGGTTGCGGGACGCAGGGGCTCCTTCGGCTCCCGTCATTGTGCCCGGCCCCGCCTTGATTCCATCAATGGGTGGCGGCCAAACGGTACGGCTCAGCAACGGCCGTGCCCGCAAATCACGCATTAACGAGGCCAATCTCCAGCTGTTGCCCAACGTTCCGTCAG GCCTCAGACTGGCTTCTGCTGACGTTGATTCGAGTGGTGCCGGGACGTGGCAGCAGCTTAATCGTCCGTTACCGTATTGGTGCTGCGGAGTAAGAGGACCGCGGCCAACTGGATCCCGTCAAATGCATTTACCAGATACGGATAATAATATTCCTTGGTCTTGGGAAG GTTCCAATGATCCAGTAGACCACAGGGGAAACAAAAACCGCAACCGTGACAAGAAACGAGGTGGTGTAGTTGATTTGTTACTGCCGTTCACAGCAAACGATGCTGAGCTCCAAAGCCCAACGACAGCTCGATCCGGAAGGAAACGTCAACACGGACCCAAGCATCAACCTAAACTCGTCCCTGGTCCCAGTTTTGTTCCGGGCAATGAACGCAACAG taaaataaaagaaaagaaggagaaaaatacTGCTGCTGGCTCCACTTCAAATAATCGAAAGAATAAAACGACTGCAAGCTAA